Proteins encoded together in one Branchiostoma lanceolatum isolate klBraLanc5 chromosome 11, klBraLanc5.hap2, whole genome shotgun sequence window:
- the LOC136444537 gene encoding patched domain-containing protein 3-like isoform X1, whose translation MAAKPGDNPRQQEATRRPNCMKRCSNVFVSALEGFFYRLGKLVAGHPWLTILLTLLLGGSLSAGMVKFYQESRQEKLWIPYGSQALVHQEWIDEKFPAKFRFEFVLIEADNVLVPSVLQAMLALDTSLKNVSTDATNWTSICYQLGSNCWSSSLLELWSFDETTINGLSQQDVLDKVNQNNLVSPVTFRPYDVEAVLGEIQRDSGGQFSGAKATTMLYAVKDQSVERQGERVDEIRNEWEKGWLEVAQEERSDGVTVTPFATRSFGDEGGGAIQSDLTLLSAGYALIIGYVAMVLGKFNCIEQKIYVSLMGVLCVGLAIIGSMGICSAAGAAYGPVHSILPFLILGIGVDDMFVVVSAWNNLSPADRKRDRHEQAALALKHAGVSITVTSLTDVVAFGVGASTILPALQSFCIYAAVSIFLVFVYSCTMFFAVMCLDFQRWEGRRNACCCCYKHKPDYRPTECSQKDRLQLFFQKIYAPGLLTIPGKIVTLIVVSALLGVSIWGMVNLRQNFDSTWFLPDDSYLKQYLLKTETYFPDDGYEVDIYAGDIDYYGERVKLHTLYQRFEDDSYVTDGTVTSWFEDYKTWVNSTKNSTLLGSDGHATDSTTFYQWIVEFLTTDATGRSHSGDVQLNSTTSPVTIIASRIRGTYKTLRDSSEEILAMDSLVAVTDSVAFSGDAFPYARQFNGWETNKVIKNELYRNLGIAMAAVFVITLLLLADILGSLWVLLCVVLTLVDVGGMMHHWGLTIDTVTTNIMILAIGLAVDYAAHICHTFLTISGTRQDRAHVALGNMGPAVFNGGFSTFLAFVLLATSNSYVFITFFKVFFLVVVFGCLHGLVFLPVILSWLGPGPYVTAEARDEEQPDTEYIEKARSKGFENPSLEMNGDVSTVMSEFVKPADFDPRVTSQPDYPPDIPPPDYDAPPGSPIRTGLGSANSVHGHGEAAIQWGSRGQIPQVSN comes from the exons ACTCGGTAAGCTGGTGGCGGGGCACCCGTGGCTGACCATCCTACTGACCCTGCTCCTCGGCGGCTCCCTGAGTGCCGGAATGGTGAAGTTCTACCAGGAGAGTCGCCAGGAGAAGCTGTGGATCCCGTACGGCTCACAGGCGCTGGTGCACCAAGAGTGGATCGACGAGAAGTTCCCGGCAAAGTTCCGCTTCGAGTTCGTCCTGATCGAGGCCGATAACGTGCTGGTGCCGTCGGTGTTGCAAGCG ATGCTCGCTTTAGACACATCGTTAAAGAACGTGTCAACAGATGCGACCAACTGGACATCCATATGTTACCA ACTCGGCTCTAACTGCTGGTCCAGCAGTCTCCTTGAGCTGTGGAGTTTTGACGAGACCACCATCAACGGTCTCTCACAACAGGACGTACTGGACAAGGTTAACCAAAACAACCTCGTCAG TCCCGTGACGTTCCGACCGTACGATGTTGAGGCCGTGCTCGGGGAGATCCAGCGGGACTCCGGGGGTCAATTCTCCGGCGCCAAGGCCACAACTATGTTGTATGCTGTCAAGGACCAGAGCGTCGAACGGCAAGGGGAAAGG GTTGATGAGATCAGGAACGAATGGGAGAAGGGATGGCTGGAAGTCGCCCAGGAGGAGAGGTCAGATGGGGTCACGGTGACGCCCTTCGCCACAAGAAG TTTCGGAGACGAAGGAGGAGGAGCCATCCAGAGCGACCTGACACTGCTGTCTGCCGGGTACGCACTCATCATCGGCTACGTCGCCATGGTGCTGGGCAAGTTCAACTGCATCGAGCAAAAG ATCTACGTGTCGCTGATGGGCGTGCTGTGCGTGGGGTTGGCCATCATCGGGTCCATGGGGATCTGTTCTGCCGCCGGCGCCGCGTACGGACCGGTCCACTCCATACTGCCCTTCCTCATCCTGG GAATCGGTGTTGACGACATGTTCGTGGTTGTGAGTGCCTGGAACAACCTCTCCCCGGCGGACAGGAAGCGGGACCGACACGAGCAGGCGGCGCTGGCGCTGAAACACGCCGGCGTCTCCATCACCGTCACCTCCCTGACGGACGTGGTGGCCTTCGGCGTCGGGGCCTCCACG ATCCTTCCAGCCCTGCAGTCGTTCTGTATCTACGCGGCCGTCAGTATTTTCCTGGTGTTCGTGTACTCCTGCACCATGTTCTTCGCCGTCATGTGCCTCGATTTTCAGCGCTGGGAG GGACGGCGAAACGCATGCTGCTGCTGTTACAAACACAAGCCTGACTACCGACCGACAGAATGTTCGCAGAAAGATCGTCTGCAACTTTTCTTTCAAAAGATCTACGCCCCCGGTCTGCTGACCATCCCTGGCAAG ATCGTGACCCTTATTGTGGTGTCCGCCCTCCTGGGAGTCAGCATCTGGGGCATGGTCAACCTGAGGCAGAACTTCGACTCCACGTGGTTCCTGCCTGACGACTCCTACCTCAAACAGTACCTGCTCAAAACTGAGACG TACTTTCCTGATGACGGGTATGAAGTGGACATTTACGCTG GCGACATAGACTACTATGGTGAGAGGGTAAAACTCCACACTTTGTACCAGAGGTTCGAGGACGACAGCTACGTCACCGACGGCACCGTGACCAGCTGGTTTGAGGACTACAAAACTTGGGTAAACTCCACCAAGAATTCTACCCTGCTTGGGTCAG ACGGACACGCCACCGATAGCACCACGTTCTACCAGTGGATCGTGGAGTTCCTGACGACAGACGCGACCGGGCGGAGCCACTCCGGAGATGTTCAGCTCAACTCCACCACTTCTCCGGTCACCATTATC GCGTCAAGAATCCGCGGCACGTACAAGACGCTGCGAGACTCCAGTGAGGAGATCCTGGCCATGGACAGTCTGGTCGCCGTGACGGACTCGGTCGCCTTCTCCGGAGACGCCTTCCCTTACGCCAGGCAGTTCAATGGCTGGGAGACCAAcaag GTGATCAAGAATGAGTTGTACCGTAACCTGGGCATCGCTATGGCGGCAGTGTTCGTCATCACGCTGCTGCTGCTGGCCGACATCCTGGGCAGTCTGTGGGTTCTGCTGTGTGTCGTCCTCACACTG GTGGACGTGGGTGGCATGATGCACCACTGGGGCCTGACCATCGACACGGTGACCACCAACATCATGATCCTCGCCATCGGTCTGGCTGTGGACTACGCCGCGCACATCTGTCACACATTCCTCACTATCAGCGGCACCAGACAGG ACCGAGCTCATGTAGCTCTAGGCAACATGGGGCCGGCAGTCTTCAACGGAGGCTTCAGCACCTTCCTGGCCTTCGTGCTGCTGGCCACATCCAACTCTTACGTCTTCATCACTTTTTTCAAG GTGTTTTTCCTGGTGGTTGTGTTCGGGTGTCTGCACGGACTGGTGTTCCTCCCGGTCATACTGAGCTGGCTGGGCCCGGGTCCGTACGTCACCGCCGAGGCACGGGACGAGGAGCAGCCCGATACCGAGTACATCGAGAAGGCTCGGTCTAAAGGTTTCGAGAACCCAAGTCTGGAGATGAACGGG GACGTAAGCACGGTGATGTCTGAGTTTGTAAAACCGGCAGACTTCGACCCCAGAGTGACGTCACAGCCTGACTACCCCCCGGATATCCCTCCGCCAGACTATGACGCCCCGCCTGGTTCACCAATCAGGACCGGCCTTGGGTCCGCCAACTCCGTACATGGTCACGGAGAGGCTGCCATCCAATGGGGATCGCGTGGACAGATCCCACAAGTCAGCAACTAA
- the LOC136444537 gene encoding patched domain-containing protein 3-like isoform X2 yields the protein MAAKPGDNPRQQEATRRPNCMKRCSNVFVSALEGFFYRLGKLVAGHPWLTILLTLLLGGSLSAGMVKFYQESRQEKLWIPYGSQALVHQEWIDEKFPAKFRFEFVLIEADNVLVPSVLQAMLALDTSLKNVSTDATNWTSICYQLGSNCWSSSLLELWSFDETTINGLSQQDVLDKVNQNNLVSPVTFRPYDVEAVLGEIQRDSGGQFSGAKATTMLYAVKDQSVERQGERVDEIRNEWEKGWLEVAQEERSDGVTVTPFATRSFGDEGGGAIQSDLTLLSAGYALIIGYVAMVLGKFNCIEQKIYVSLMGVLCVGLAIIGSMGICSAAGAAYGPVHSILPFLILGIGVDDMFVVVSAWNNLSPADRKRDRHEQAALALKHAGVSITVTSLTDVVAFGVGASTILPALQSFCIYAAVSIFLVFVYSCTMFFAVMCLDFQRWEGRRNACCCCYKHKPDYRPTECSQKDRLQLFFQKIYAPGLLTIPGKIVTLIVVSALLGVSIWGMVNLRQNFDSTWFLPDDSYLKQYLLKTETYFPDDGYEVDIYAGDIDYYGERVKLHTLYQRFEDDSYVTDGTVTSWFEDYKTWVNSTKNSTLLGSDGHATDSTTFYQWIVEFLTTDATGRSHSGDVQLNSTTSPVTIIASRIRGTYKTLRDSSEEILAMDSLVAVTDSVAFSGDAFPYARQFNGWETNKVIKNELYRNLGIAMAAVFVITLLLLADILGSLWVLLCVVLTLVDVGGMMHHWGLTIDTVTTNIMILAIGLAVDYAAHICHTFLTISGTRQDRAHVALGNMGPAVFNGGFSTFLAFVLLATSNSYVFITFFKVFFLVVVFGCLHGLVFLPVILSWLGPGPYVTAEARDEEQPDTEYIEKARSKGFENPSLEMNGRGLTALDLFELMVAPSLLSLDLSKDYRALHGRYSSDLC from the exons ACTCGGTAAGCTGGTGGCGGGGCACCCGTGGCTGACCATCCTACTGACCCTGCTCCTCGGCGGCTCCCTGAGTGCCGGAATGGTGAAGTTCTACCAGGAGAGTCGCCAGGAGAAGCTGTGGATCCCGTACGGCTCACAGGCGCTGGTGCACCAAGAGTGGATCGACGAGAAGTTCCCGGCAAAGTTCCGCTTCGAGTTCGTCCTGATCGAGGCCGATAACGTGCTGGTGCCGTCGGTGTTGCAAGCG ATGCTCGCTTTAGACACATCGTTAAAGAACGTGTCAACAGATGCGACCAACTGGACATCCATATGTTACCA ACTCGGCTCTAACTGCTGGTCCAGCAGTCTCCTTGAGCTGTGGAGTTTTGACGAGACCACCATCAACGGTCTCTCACAACAGGACGTACTGGACAAGGTTAACCAAAACAACCTCGTCAG TCCCGTGACGTTCCGACCGTACGATGTTGAGGCCGTGCTCGGGGAGATCCAGCGGGACTCCGGGGGTCAATTCTCCGGCGCCAAGGCCACAACTATGTTGTATGCTGTCAAGGACCAGAGCGTCGAACGGCAAGGGGAAAGG GTTGATGAGATCAGGAACGAATGGGAGAAGGGATGGCTGGAAGTCGCCCAGGAGGAGAGGTCAGATGGGGTCACGGTGACGCCCTTCGCCACAAGAAG TTTCGGAGACGAAGGAGGAGGAGCCATCCAGAGCGACCTGACACTGCTGTCTGCCGGGTACGCACTCATCATCGGCTACGTCGCCATGGTGCTGGGCAAGTTCAACTGCATCGAGCAAAAG ATCTACGTGTCGCTGATGGGCGTGCTGTGCGTGGGGTTGGCCATCATCGGGTCCATGGGGATCTGTTCTGCCGCCGGCGCCGCGTACGGACCGGTCCACTCCATACTGCCCTTCCTCATCCTGG GAATCGGTGTTGACGACATGTTCGTGGTTGTGAGTGCCTGGAACAACCTCTCCCCGGCGGACAGGAAGCGGGACCGACACGAGCAGGCGGCGCTGGCGCTGAAACACGCCGGCGTCTCCATCACCGTCACCTCCCTGACGGACGTGGTGGCCTTCGGCGTCGGGGCCTCCACG ATCCTTCCAGCCCTGCAGTCGTTCTGTATCTACGCGGCCGTCAGTATTTTCCTGGTGTTCGTGTACTCCTGCACCATGTTCTTCGCCGTCATGTGCCTCGATTTTCAGCGCTGGGAG GGACGGCGAAACGCATGCTGCTGCTGTTACAAACACAAGCCTGACTACCGACCGACAGAATGTTCGCAGAAAGATCGTCTGCAACTTTTCTTTCAAAAGATCTACGCCCCCGGTCTGCTGACCATCCCTGGCAAG ATCGTGACCCTTATTGTGGTGTCCGCCCTCCTGGGAGTCAGCATCTGGGGCATGGTCAACCTGAGGCAGAACTTCGACTCCACGTGGTTCCTGCCTGACGACTCCTACCTCAAACAGTACCTGCTCAAAACTGAGACG TACTTTCCTGATGACGGGTATGAAGTGGACATTTACGCTG GCGACATAGACTACTATGGTGAGAGGGTAAAACTCCACACTTTGTACCAGAGGTTCGAGGACGACAGCTACGTCACCGACGGCACCGTGACCAGCTGGTTTGAGGACTACAAAACTTGGGTAAACTCCACCAAGAATTCTACCCTGCTTGGGTCAG ACGGACACGCCACCGATAGCACCACGTTCTACCAGTGGATCGTGGAGTTCCTGACGACAGACGCGACCGGGCGGAGCCACTCCGGAGATGTTCAGCTCAACTCCACCACTTCTCCGGTCACCATTATC GCGTCAAGAATCCGCGGCACGTACAAGACGCTGCGAGACTCCAGTGAGGAGATCCTGGCCATGGACAGTCTGGTCGCCGTGACGGACTCGGTCGCCTTCTCCGGAGACGCCTTCCCTTACGCCAGGCAGTTCAATGGCTGGGAGACCAAcaag GTGATCAAGAATGAGTTGTACCGTAACCTGGGCATCGCTATGGCGGCAGTGTTCGTCATCACGCTGCTGCTGCTGGCCGACATCCTGGGCAGTCTGTGGGTTCTGCTGTGTGTCGTCCTCACACTG GTGGACGTGGGTGGCATGATGCACCACTGGGGCCTGACCATCGACACGGTGACCACCAACATCATGATCCTCGCCATCGGTCTGGCTGTGGACTACGCCGCGCACATCTGTCACACATTCCTCACTATCAGCGGCACCAGACAGG ACCGAGCTCATGTAGCTCTAGGCAACATGGGGCCGGCAGTCTTCAACGGAGGCTTCAGCACCTTCCTGGCCTTCGTGCTGCTGGCCACATCCAACTCTTACGTCTTCATCACTTTTTTCAAG GTGTTTTTCCTGGTGGTTGTGTTCGGGTGTCTGCACGGACTGGTGTTCCTCCCGGTCATACTGAGCTGGCTGGGCCCGGGTCCGTACGTCACCGCCGAGGCACGGGACGAGGAGCAGCCCGATACCGAGTACATCGAGAAGGCTCGGTCTAAAGGTTTCGAGAACCCAAGTCTGGAGATGAACGGG CGTGGTCTGACGGCTCTGGACCTGTTTGAGCTTATGGTCGCTCCTTCCTTGCTATCCCTGGACTTGAGCAAAGACTACCGGGCTTTACATGGCCGGTACTCTTCTGACTTGTGCTGA